A genomic window from Salvia miltiorrhiza cultivar Shanhuang (shh) chromosome 5, IMPLAD_Smil_shh, whole genome shotgun sequence includes:
- the LOC131024796 gene encoding uncharacterized protein LOC131024796, which yields METPSIIETQSKGAEIYQGEACGEKLGKLLEEFSVPKGVFRMGEVEEVGLNRSTGFFWLKQKAKTEHYFPGLGSLIYDAEITSSIERSHMKNITGLQAKQYFITAGVSDVHVGVTSDDTVKFTSSLGLSRDQPISAFEPEDENKSS from the coding sequence ATGGAAACACCTTCAATAATTGAAACTCAGAGCAAAGGAGCTGAGATTTACCAGGGAGAAGCATGCGGGGAGAAGCTAGGGAAGCTCTTGGAGGAATTCTCGGTGCCGAAAGGCGTGTTCCGTATGGGTGAAGTTGAGGAGGTTGGTTTGAACCGATCCACGGGGTTCTTCTGGTTGAAGCAGAAGGCGAAAACGGAACACTACTTCCCGGGCCTAGGGAGTCTGATATATGATGCAGAGATCACATCCTCCATCGAACGGTCACACATGAAGAATATCACAGGGCTCCAAGCGAAGCAGTACTTCATCACGGCTGGAGTCAGCGACGTACATGTTGGGGTCACCTCCGATGACACGGTCAAATTTACCTCGTCGCTTGGTTTGTCCCGTGACCAGCCGATCTCTGCCTTTGAACCTGAAGATGAGAACAAGAGCAGCTGA
- the LOC130985219 gene encoding nuclear intron maturase 1, mitochondrial: MSLRPNIKHLIDAFPSAARHFSHHLNRRPQPPTPKQDPYALLKEDPVQVLSDLWVKSFSQTQKPFQNLTGFLSKLDLWVLAYQRACAHATGSYPPKNAIPSHTLSSLVSLRDAVVRSQFRWNSKLEQLIRSPKEKPITLLSRRKLESILSSGDPPFQDRVVQEVLLMILEPVFEARFSAKSHAFRPGRNPHTVIRTIRSNFAGYLWFIRGDLSEIIDNVNSSVVLGRVGESVKDRKVLSLIKSGLKEVGKRHNQLEDEGKTVSRKKRKKGQTRKRILNDDEPKPDPYWLRTFYDFSPEEAAEVPNYGYCGILSPLLMNVCLNELDYMIENKIVEFFRPSENDSIWKYSINDGCHNPSWPEFVPSSGKKKTRKMDYIRYAGHFLIGIRGPREEAVGIRKEIIEFCDRAFGIRLDNSKVGIEHITRGIQFLDHIVCRRIIHPTLRYTGNGGNIVREKGVGTLLSVTASLQQCIRQFRRLAFVKGDKDPEPLPCTPMLYSGQAHTNAQMNKLLETMADWYRYADNRKKIIGFCAYVIRSSLAKLYAARYRLKSRAKVYKIAARDLSRPLRESTNNSAPEYSDLLRMGLVEAIEGVQFSHMSLIPSCDYTPFPRNWVPDHEKLLQEYIRLQDAKFFCELNKSVKQQGLCLPQDKISEIVWDYKVLGCSSDRFRNDKETQNTP, from the coding sequence ATGTCACTGAGACCAAACATCAAACACCTCATCGACGCTTTCCCCTCCGCCGCCCGCCATTTCTCCCACCACCTAAACCGCCGCCCACAGCCACCAACACCGAAGCAGGATCCTTACGCCCTACTCAAAGAGGACCCAGTCCAAGTCCTATCAGATCTCTGGGTTAAATCCTTCTCCCAAACCCAAAAGCCCTTCCAAAATCTCACCGGTTTCCTCTCAAAACTCGACCTCTGGGTCCTAGCCTACCAGCGCGCCTGCGCTCACGCCACCGGCTCTTACCCTCCCAAAAACGCCATTCCCTCTCACACGCTCTCCAGCCTCGTCTCCCTCCGAGACGCCGTCGTCCGCAGCCAGTTCCGCTGGAATTCGAAGCTCGAGCAGCTCATTCGCAGCCCTAAGGAGAAGCCCATCACCTTACTCTCAAGACGGAAGCTTGAATCCATATTGAGCTCCGGTGATCCGCCGTTTCAGGACCGGGTAGTTCAGGAGGTTCTATTGATGATTCTGGAACCTGTTTTCGAGGCGCGATTTTCTGCGAAATCCCATGCTTTCCGCCCAGGTAGGAATCCCCACACTGTTATTAGAACAATCAGGAGTAATTTTGCTGGCTACTTGTGGTTTATACGAGGCGATTTAAGTGAGATTATTGATAATGTAAATTCTAGCGTTGTATTGGGACGTGTTGGAGAATCTGTGAAAGACAGGAAGGTTTTGAGCTTGATTAAATCTGGGTTGAAAGAGGTAGGGAAAAGGCACAATCAATTGGAAGATGAAGGCAAGACTGTGAGTagaaagaaaaggaagaagGGACAGACAAGGAAGAGGATATTGAATGATGACGAGCCTAAGCCCGATCCTTATTGGTTGAGGACGTTTTACGATTTCTCTCCCGAGGAGGCTGCAGAGGTGCCTAATTATGGTTATTGTGGAATTTTGAGTCCTCTGCTGATGAATGTTTGTCTGAATGAGCTTGATTATATGATTGAAAATAAGATAGTAGAGTTTTTTAGGCCATCTGAGAATGATTCGATATGGAAGTATTCGATAAATGATGGTTGTCATAACCCTTCTTGGCCAGAGTTTGTACCCTCGAGTGGCAAGAAGAAGACTCGGAAGATGGATTACATTAGGTATGCTGGTCATTTTCTAATCGGTATAAGGGGTCCTAGAGAGGAAGCTGTGGGAATAAGGAAGGAAATAATCGAGTTCTGTGACAGAGCGTTTGGGATCAGGTTGGACAATTCAAAAGTGGGAATTGAGCATATAACAAGGGGAATTCAGTTTCTTGATCATATTGTATGCCGTAGAATTATACATCCAACTCTTCGTTACACTGGAAATGGTGGCAACATTGTGAGAGAGAAAGGTGTGGGGACTTTGCTTTCGGTTACAGCTAGCCTGCAACAATGTATTCGCCAGTTCAGGCGGCTTGCGTTTGTGAAGGGTGATAAAGACCCCGAGCCACTGCCCTGCACGCCTATGCTGTATTCGGGTCAAGCACACACCAATGCCCAAATGAATAAGTTACTGGAAACCATGGCTGATTGGTACAGATATGCAGATAACAGGAAGAAAATCATTGGTTTCTGTGCATATGTCATCCGAAGCTCTCTGGCTAAGTTATATGCTGCAAGGTATCGGTTAAAATCTCGTGCTAAGGTGTATAAGATTGCTGCACGCGACCTTAGCCGTCCACTGAGGGAAAGTACTAACAATTCTGCCCCCGAGTACTCTGACCTCTTGCGAATGGGACTTGTTGAGGCCATTGAAGGTGTTCAATTTTCTCATATGTCGTTGATCCCATCTTGTGATTATACTCCTTTCCCTAGGAATTGGGTCCCTGATCATGAGAAGTTGTTGCAGGAGTATATCAGATTACAAGATGCGAAATTTTTCTGTGAACTCAACAAATCAGTTAAACAACAAGGTTTATGTTTGCCTCAAGACAAGATATCTGAGATTGTGTGGGACTACAAAGTTCTTGGGTGCTCGAGTGACCGATTTAGAAATGATAAAGAGACACAAAATACACCATAG